Proteins encoded by one window of Homoserinimonas aerilata:
- a CDS encoding aldo/keto reductase gives MPAQTEAGARLELDAVGYGAMSLSDAYGAIDDASGLAVLRAAVDAGITHIDTANIYGDGRSETIIGRFIAERGRDAITLASKVGIIRGADGKRGIRGDREYIHQQVELSLARLGTEHLDLYYQHRVDPAIPIEETVGALAELVQAGKVLHIGLSEATGEELRRAHAVHPIAAVQSEWNLLSRDVETYVAPAAAELGVTFVAFSPLSRGLLTDGFDASVVGTDLRRTFPRFWPENLPANMALAREVTAVAEKRSGTTEEVALAWLRERARRIGVELSVIPGTRSIEHLLRNLRSQQLQLDDTDMDALDGVAARAAGSRSAEAAWVSGSREGLL, from the coding sequence ATGCCGGCACAGACAGAGGCGGGAGCCCGCCTCGAGCTCGACGCTGTCGGCTACGGCGCCATGTCGCTCAGCGACGCCTACGGGGCCATCGACGACGCATCCGGGCTCGCCGTACTGCGCGCCGCAGTCGACGCCGGAATCACCCACATCGACACCGCCAACATCTACGGCGACGGCCGCAGCGAGACCATCATCGGCCGCTTCATCGCCGAACGCGGGCGCGACGCCATAACCCTCGCCAGCAAGGTCGGAATCATTCGCGGCGCCGACGGCAAGCGAGGCATCCGCGGTGATCGCGAATACATCCACCAGCAGGTGGAGCTGAGCCTCGCCCGGCTCGGAACCGAGCACCTCGACCTGTACTACCAGCACAGGGTCGACCCGGCCATCCCCATCGAGGAGACCGTGGGTGCGCTCGCCGAACTCGTGCAGGCCGGCAAGGTGCTGCACATCGGGCTCTCTGAGGCCACCGGCGAGGAGCTGCGACGAGCCCACGCCGTGCATCCGATCGCCGCCGTGCAATCGGAATGGAACCTGCTCAGCCGCGACGTCGAGACCTACGTCGCCCCGGCCGCCGCCGAGCTGGGCGTCACCTTCGTCGCCTTCTCTCCGCTCTCGCGCGGCCTGCTGACCGATGGTTTCGACGCATCCGTCGTCGGCACCGACCTGCGCCGCACCTTTCCGCGCTTCTGGCCCGAGAACCTGCCCGCCAACATGGCCCTCGCCCGCGAGGTGACGGCTGTCGCCGAGAAGCGCTCCGGCACGACAGAGGAGGTCGCGCTGGCCTGGCTGCGCGAGAGAGCGCGCCGCATCGGGGTCGAACTCTCGGTCATCCCCGGCACGCGCAGCATCGAGCACCTCCTGCGCAATCTGCGCTCCCAGCAGCTGCAGCTCGACGACACCGACATGGACGCCCTCGACGGGGTCGCCGCCCGCGCCGCCGGCTCGAGGTCGGCCGAAGCAGCCTGGGTCTCCGGCTCGCGCGAAGGGCTGCTCTGA
- the bcp gene encoding thioredoxin-dependent thiol peroxidase: MAETTTTPAEGSAAPAFTLGDQDGKQVSLSDFRGQKVIVYFYPAASTPGCTKQACDFRDSLGSLSSAGYQVIGVSKDSPEKLKKFQQEEALPFPLLSDVSLEVHRAYGAWGEKNSYGRIIEGTIRSTFVIDEQGVIEHALHNVKATGHVARLRKMLDVDA, translated from the coding sequence TTGGCAGAGACGACGACCACGCCGGCCGAAGGCAGCGCCGCCCCCGCATTCACGCTGGGCGATCAGGACGGCAAGCAGGTGTCCCTCTCCGATTTTCGCGGCCAGAAGGTCATCGTCTACTTCTACCCGGCGGCCAGCACTCCCGGCTGCACGAAGCAGGCCTGCGACTTCCGCGACAGTCTCGGTTCACTCTCATCCGCCGGCTATCAGGTGATCGGGGTGTCGAAGGACTCCCCCGAGAAGCTGAAGAAGTTCCAGCAGGAGGAGGCCCTCCCCTTCCCGCTGTTGAGCGATGTCAGCCTCGAGGTGCACCGCGCGTACGGCGCCTGGGGTGAGAAGAACAGCTACGGCCGCATCATCGAGGGCACCATCCGCTCCACCTTCGTCATCGATGAGCAGGGTGTGATCGAGCACGCGCTGCACAACGTGAAGGCCACAGGCCACGTGGCACGACTGCGCAAGATGCTCGACGTCGACGCGTAA
- a CDS encoding DUF1905 domain-containing protein, with protein MPEELAFSATIVNPEWMPAWSVIEVPGSKEFFGTGNSVKADATVDGVAVTSALMPTGQGHHFISVSAALRKKLGKGVGDDVQVRIARRG; from the coding sequence ATGCCAGAAGAGCTCGCCTTCTCCGCCACGATCGTGAACCCCGAATGGATGCCCGCCTGGTCGGTGATCGAAGTGCCCGGCTCGAAGGAGTTCTTCGGAACCGGCAACTCCGTGAAAGCGGATGCGACAGTCGACGGCGTCGCCGTGACATCCGCGCTCATGCCCACAGGGCAGGGCCACCACTTCATCTCGGTGAGCGCCGCGCTGCGCAAGAAGCTCGGCAAAGGCGTCGGCGACGACGTGCAGGTGCGCATCGCCCGCCGCGGTTGA
- the aroD gene encoding type I 3-dehydroquinate dehydratase: MSMGEMATATVQLRGVTLGEGAPKICVPLIDATADALAATASALPFDVLDLVELRIDFFDEIGDADAVTDALSRVRSALPDGVPVLFTFRSLREGGQRELATGDYEALIALAADSGLVDAVDVEMFTPADALGRIVAHAHDAGVPVVMSSHDFDATPPREEIVGRLRRQQELGADVVKIAVMPRSPRDVVTLLDATEEFTATAARPAITMSMGPLGVASRVAGEVFGSCLTFGAVGTVSAPGQLAAADLRVALDVLHAAASSDG; the protein is encoded by the coding sequence ATGAGCATGGGCGAGATGGCGACGGCGACGGTACAGCTGCGGGGCGTGACGCTGGGGGAGGGCGCACCCAAGATCTGCGTGCCGCTCATCGACGCGACGGCCGACGCGTTGGCGGCCACCGCATCCGCTCTGCCCTTCGATGTGCTCGACCTGGTCGAGCTGCGCATCGACTTCTTTGACGAGATCGGCGATGCCGACGCGGTGACGGATGCCCTCAGCAGGGTGCGCTCGGCGCTGCCCGATGGCGTGCCGGTGCTGTTCACGTTCCGTTCGCTGCGTGAGGGCGGGCAGCGAGAACTCGCCACAGGAGACTATGAGGCGCTCATCGCGCTCGCCGCCGATTCCGGCCTGGTCGATGCCGTCGACGTGGAGATGTTCACGCCGGCGGATGCGCTGGGCCGCATCGTTGCGCACGCGCACGACGCAGGCGTTCCGGTCGTCATGTCGTCGCACGACTTCGACGCCACCCCGCCGCGCGAGGAGATCGTGGGCAGGCTGCGCCGCCAGCAGGAGCTCGGCGCCGATGTTGTGAAGATCGCGGTCATGCCGCGCAGCCCGCGCGACGTGGTCACGCTGCTGGATGCGACGGAGGAGTTCACCGCCACCGCTGCGCGCCCCGCCATCACCATGTCGATGGGGCCGCTCGGTGTTGCTTCGCGCGTCGCCGGCGAGGTCTTCGGCTCATGCCTGACGTTCGGCGCGGTCGGCACCGTGAGTGCGCCCGGTCAGCTGGCCGCAGCCGATCTGCGGGTGGCGCTCGATGTGCTGCACGCGGCAGCCTCTTCCGACGGTTAG
- a CDS encoding flavin reductase family protein — MSTSAALQPQGQRIDDSIEEPQDARHRFEGLTASEFKTVFRNHPAGVAVITADAGDGPVGLTATSVFSVSAEPPLLVFSVSSQSSSAPTILAADTVVVHLLGAEQLDIATLCATSDIDRFADTTIWDTLPSGEPYFTASDTWIRGRVVSRMEAGNSTVVAVHALEASVPDDLSDADPLVYHNRTWHSLGEHSRI, encoded by the coding sequence ATGAGCACGAGCGCAGCACTGCAGCCGCAAGGCCAGCGGATCGACGACAGCATCGAAGAGCCTCAGGATGCGCGCCACCGCTTCGAAGGCCTCACCGCCAGCGAATTCAAGACCGTGTTCCGCAACCACCCCGCCGGCGTCGCCGTGATCACGGCCGACGCAGGAGACGGGCCCGTCGGGCTGACCGCGACCTCCGTGTTCTCGGTGAGCGCCGAGCCGCCGCTGCTCGTCTTCTCGGTGTCATCGCAGTCGTCGAGCGCCCCCACCATCCTCGCCGCCGACACCGTCGTCGTTCACCTCCTCGGCGCCGAGCAGCTCGACATCGCCACACTGTGCGCCACAAGCGACATCGACCGCTTCGCCGACACCACCATCTGGGACACCCTGCCGAGCGGCGAGCCGTACTTCACCGCCTCAGACACCTGGATCCGCGGTCGCGTCGTCTCGCGCATGGAGGCCGGCAACTCGACCGTCGTCGCCGTGCACGCGCTCGAGGCCAGCGTGCCCGACGACCTCAGCGACGCCGACCCGCTCGTCTACCACAACCGCACGTGGCACTCGCTCGGGGAGCATTCGCGCATCTAG
- a CDS encoding YchJ family protein, whose product MIADTARCPCLSGDTYGDCCGRLHRGEAHAPTAERLMRSRFSAFAVGDAAYLLASWHPSTRPTSLELDPGIRWYRLDIDGTERGGMLDSSGTVEFTAHYRSDAGAGEQHETSNFAKVDGRWYYVDGA is encoded by the coding sequence ATGATCGCCGACACCGCCCGCTGCCCCTGCCTGAGCGGCGACACGTACGGCGACTGCTGCGGGCGCCTCCACCGCGGTGAGGCGCACGCGCCAACAGCGGAGCGACTCATGCGCTCCCGCTTCTCCGCATTCGCGGTCGGTGACGCCGCCTACCTGCTCGCCTCATGGCATCCGTCGACCAGGCCGACCTCGCTCGAACTCGACCCGGGCATCCGCTGGTACCGGCTCGACATCGACGGCACCGAGCGCGGCGGCATGCTCGACAGCAGCGGAACCGTAGAATTCACGGCGCACTACCGATCGGATGCGGGAGCCGGCGAACAGCACGAGACCAGCAACTTCGCGAAGGTCGACGGCCGCTGGTACTACGTCGACGGCGCCTAA